From a region of the Pectobacterium aquaticum genome:
- the dcuR gene encoding two-component system response regulator DcuR, which translates to MINVLIVDDDAMVAELNKSYLNQVSGFSCYATVPTLQQARNLLMQPDSEIDLVLLDIYMQQDNGLDLLPTIREFSEKTDVIIISSASDVYTIKKALHYGVVDYLIKPFQFSRFEQALTAYREEANLFKHRDFVGQSDIDNLIRRTSSTVSERKKLPKGLTSLTLRTVCEWIEGNQGIEFSTEMLANAIGISRVSCRKYLIYLSDTGILTTNILYGSTGRPVYLYRLLPEKQDSLRQYCE; encoded by the coding sequence ATGATTAATGTACTGATTGTTGATGACGATGCCATGGTTGCAGAGCTTAACAAATCTTATCTGAACCAGGTTTCTGGATTTAGCTGCTATGCGACGGTTCCCACGTTGCAACAGGCGCGAAACCTGCTGATGCAACCTGACTCGGAAATCGATTTGGTACTGCTGGATATTTATATGCAGCAGGATAATGGACTGGATTTGCTGCCGACTATCCGTGAATTCAGTGAGAAAACGGATGTCATCATCATCTCGTCTGCCAGCGATGTGTACACCATCAAGAAAGCGCTGCATTACGGCGTGGTGGATTATCTGATTAAGCCTTTCCAGTTCTCGCGTTTCGAACAGGCGCTGACCGCCTATCGCGAAGAGGCGAACTTGTTCAAGCACCGCGATTTTGTTGGGCAGTCGGATATTGATAACCTGATTCGCCGTACCAGCAGCACGGTCAGCGAACGTAAGAAATTGCCAAAAGGGCTGACCAGCCTGACGTTACGTACCGTCTGTGAGTGGATTGAAGGCAATCAGGGTATTGAGTTCTCTACCGAAATGCTGGCGAATGCGATTGGTATCTCCCGCGTCTCCTGCCGTAAATACCTGATCTATCTGTCTGATACTGGCATCCTGACCACCAATATCCTGTACGGCTCAACCGGCCGACCAGTTTATCTGTATCGTCTGCTGCCAGAAAAACAGGACTCGCTGCGCCAATACTGTGAATAA
- the dppB gene encoding dipeptide ABC transporter permease DppB, whose translation MLQFILRRLGLVIPTFIGITLLTFAFVHMIPGDPVMIMAGERGISAERHAQLLAEMGLDKPLWQQYLHYIGGVMQGDLGISLKSRIPVWEEFVPRFKATLELGICAMMFAIAVGIPVGVLAAVKRGSIFDHTSVGLALTGYSMPIFWWGMMLIMLVSVQLNLTPVSGRVSDTIFLDDSMPLTGFMLIDTLFWGEEGDFIDAVQHMILPAIVLGTIPLAVIVRMTRSAMLEVLGEDYIRTARAKGLSRLRVIVVHALRNAMLPVVTVIGLQVGTMLAGAILTETIFSWPGLGRWLIDALQRRDYPVVQGGVLLVATMIILVNLLVDVLYGVVNPRIRHKK comes from the coding sequence ATGTTGCAGTTCATACTCCGGCGTTTGGGGCTGGTTATCCCAACGTTTATTGGTATCACCCTATTGACCTTCGCATTCGTGCACATGATTCCGGGCGACCCGGTGATGATCATGGCGGGGGAACGAGGTATCTCCGCCGAGCGCCATGCGCAATTGCTGGCTGAAATGGGGCTGGATAAGCCGCTTTGGCAGCAATACCTCCACTATATTGGCGGTGTGATGCAGGGCGATCTGGGGATCTCCCTCAAGAGTCGCATCCCCGTGTGGGAAGAATTTGTGCCTCGCTTCAAAGCGACGCTGGAACTGGGTATCTGCGCGATGATGTTTGCTATTGCAGTGGGGATTCCTGTTGGCGTGTTGGCTGCGGTCAAACGCGGTTCCATTTTCGATCATACCTCTGTTGGCCTGGCACTGACGGGCTACTCCATGCCTATCTTCTGGTGGGGTATGATGCTGATTATGCTGGTTTCCGTTCAGCTCAATCTGACGCCCGTCTCGGGACGCGTCAGCGACACGATTTTCCTTGATGACAGTATGCCGCTGACCGGCTTTATGCTGATCGATACCCTGTTCTGGGGTGAGGAAGGTGACTTTATCGACGCCGTTCAACACATGATCCTGCCTGCCATCGTGCTGGGCACCATTCCGCTGGCGGTGATTGTGCGTATGACGCGCTCTGCGATGCTGGAAGTGCTGGGCGAGGACTACATTCGTACTGCTCGCGCCAAAGGGCTGAGCCGTCTGCGTGTGATTGTGGTGCACGCGTTGCGTAATGCGATGCTGCCGGTGGTAACGGTGATTGGTTTACAGGTCGGCACCATGCTGGCCGGGGCGATCCTGACGGAAACCATTTTCTCCTGGCCGGGGCTGGGACGGTGGTTGATCGATGCATTGCAGCGTCGTGACTATCCGGTGGTTCAGGGCGGCGTACTGCTGGTGGCAACCATGATCATTCTGGTGAACCTGCTGGTCGATGTGCTCTACGGTGTGGTTAACCCACGCATCCGTCACAAGAAATAA
- a CDS encoding sensor histidine kinase, with translation MGKKKAPLKLGTSVFLMVSVVLGAVLLVVYSLLFFRINQLSEDHLREKAFAIARTFASSPVVIDELKGIGRPEEVQVAAETIRLRNQLLFVTVTDMDTVRHSHPEPERIGEHFAGRDIYPALLGMENTAINRGTLDPALRVFTPVFDSNHKQVGVVALGIALTSVQKVISDNRWMIPWTLLAGALVGWLGTLILVKVLKRIMLGFEPFEISNLFEQRNAMLKHIKEGVIAVDQHGRITVINDEARRLFRQNKPQGSETSAPKTAERVSDQWLEHLHLKQVLESGTPRRDEEINFNGHLLLTNTVPVFVKGDIIGAIATFRDKTEISQLLQRLSGMSYYADALRAQSHEFMNKLHVILGMLHLKYYSQLEDYILKTANNYQAEIGSIIRKVKSPVIAGFLLGKINRARDLGITLSISEESLLPDTDDVDATNELITVLGNLIENAMDAIDRQENCEISVSFHHQNGRLHCTVGDDGPGISPESQARIYEQGFSTKGSGRGIGLYLTKQSLEKIGGTIEFESEPEVYTQFFVTIPYQARLFDHD, from the coding sequence AGTTGTGCTTGGCGCGGTGTTGCTGGTGGTCTATTCCTTGCTGTTTTTTCGCATTAATCAGCTTTCAGAAGATCACCTGCGAGAAAAAGCCTTTGCCATTGCTCGCACATTTGCTTCTTCTCCCGTGGTGATTGATGAACTTAAAGGGATTGGTCGGCCTGAGGAAGTGCAGGTGGCTGCGGAGACGATCCGACTGCGTAATCAACTGCTCTTTGTCACGGTCACAGATATGGACACGGTGCGCCATAGCCACCCTGAACCTGAAAGAATTGGTGAACATTTTGCCGGTCGGGATATCTACCCGGCGCTGTTGGGTATGGAAAATACCGCCATCAACCGGGGGACGCTCGATCCCGCGCTGCGGGTCTTTACGCCGGTTTTTGACAGCAACCATAAGCAGGTTGGCGTTGTTGCGCTGGGGATTGCCTTAACCAGCGTGCAGAAGGTGATCAGCGATAACCGCTGGATGATTCCCTGGACGCTATTGGCAGGGGCGCTGGTCGGCTGGCTGGGCACGTTGATTCTGGTGAAGGTGCTCAAGCGCATTATGCTGGGATTCGAGCCGTTTGAGATCTCGAACCTGTTTGAACAGCGTAACGCGATGCTCAAACACATCAAAGAAGGCGTTATCGCGGTCGATCAGCATGGTCGAATTACGGTCATCAACGATGAGGCGCGACGGCTTTTCCGGCAGAATAAGCCACAGGGCAGTGAAACATCGGCTCCGAAGACAGCCGAACGCGTCAGCGACCAGTGGCTTGAACATCTGCACCTGAAACAGGTACTGGAGAGCGGTACGCCACGACGCGATGAAGAGATTAACTTTAACGGTCACCTGCTGCTGACCAACACCGTTCCGGTTTTTGTGAAGGGCGACATTATCGGCGCGATTGCGACGTTCCGTGATAAAACAGAGATCAGCCAACTGCTGCAACGGTTGAGTGGGATGTCCTACTATGCGGATGCGCTGCGGGCGCAGTCGCACGAGTTTATGAACAAGCTGCACGTGATCCTGGGGATGCTGCACTTAAAATATTACTCGCAGTTGGAAGATTATATCCTGAAGACCGCCAATAATTATCAGGCGGAAATCGGTTCGATTATTCGTAAAGTGAAATCGCCAGTGATCGCCGGCTTCCTGTTGGGTAAAATCAACCGCGCGCGCGATCTCGGCATTACACTCTCCATCAGCGAAGAGAGTCTGCTGCCGGATACCGATGATGTCGATGCGACGAATGAATTGATTACCGTGTTGGGTAATCTGATTGAGAATGCGATGGACGCGATTGATCGGCAGGAAAACTGCGAAATCAGCGTGAGCTTTCATCATCAGAATGGCCGCCTTCACTGTACCGTGGGGGATGACGGCCCCGGCATTTCGCCGGAGAGTCAGGCGCGCATTTATGAACAGGGATTCTCTACCAAAGGCAGCGGGCGCGGTATCGGCCTGTACCTGACCAAGCAGAGTCTGGAGAAGATTGGCGGCACTATCGAGTTTGAATCAGAACCTGAGGTGTACACCCAGTTTTTCGTTACTATTCCTTATCAAGCAAGGCTGTTTGACCATGATTAA
- the dppA gene encoding dipeptide ABC transporter periplasmic-binding protein DppA, with translation MEKSLVRSRVLKFGLGLLAMSVAAGVQAKTLVYCSEGSPEGFNPQLFTSGTTFDASSIPIYNRLVEFKDGTTDTGPGLAEKWDISEDGKTYTFHLRKGVKWQDSKDFKPSREFNADDVIFSFMRQQDANHPYHKVSGGSYEYYQGMGMPELVSKIEKVDNYTVRFVLNRPEAPFLANLAMDFASIMSAEYADKMLKAGTPEKIDLNPIGTGPFQLQQYQKDSRILYKAFEGFWGTKPGIDRLVFSITPDASVRYAKLQKDECQIMPYPNPADLARMKEDKNITLLEKPGLNVGYLSYNVEKKPLDNVKIRQALNYAVNKSAIIEAVYQGAGQSATNLIPPTMWGYNNDVKDYSYDPEKAKALLKEAGMADGFAIDLWAMPVQRPYNPNARRMAEMIQSDWAKVGVKAKIVTYEWGEYLKRAKDGEHQTVLMGWTGDNGDPDNFFATLFSCDAAKNGSNYSKWCYKPFEDLIQPARAVSDHEKRVELYKQAQVVMHDQAPALIVAHSTVYEPVRKNVKGYVIQSRGVHSFNNVTLD, from the coding sequence ATGGAAAAATCCCTAGTTAGATCAAGGGTGTTGAAGTTCGGCCTTGGCTTGCTCGCCATGTCCGTCGCTGCAGGCGTTCAGGCAAAAACGCTGGTGTACTGCTCAGAAGGCTCCCCAGAAGGTTTTAACCCGCAGCTGTTCACCTCCGGTACAACGTTTGATGCCAGCTCTATTCCTATTTATAACCGCCTGGTGGAATTTAAAGACGGCACCACGGACACCGGTCCGGGTCTGGCTGAAAAATGGGATATTAGCGAAGACGGCAAAACCTATACTTTCCATCTGCGCAAAGGCGTGAAATGGCAAGACAGCAAGGATTTCAAACCTTCTCGTGAATTCAATGCCGATGACGTGATTTTCTCCTTCATGCGTCAGCAGGATGCCAACCATCCGTACCACAAAGTATCTGGCGGCAGCTATGAATACTATCAAGGTATGGGTATGCCGGAACTGGTCAGCAAAATCGAAAAAGTCGACAATTACACCGTTCGCTTTGTGCTGAACCGCCCTGAAGCGCCGTTCCTGGCAAACCTGGCGATGGACTTCGCTTCCATCATGTCAGCGGAATACGCGGATAAGATGCTGAAAGCCGGTACGCCAGAGAAGATTGACCTGAACCCAATCGGTACAGGCCCGTTCCAGCTGCAGCAGTACCAGAAAGATTCCCGTATTCTGTACAAAGCCTTTGAAGGCTTCTGGGGCACCAAGCCGGGCATTGACCGTCTGGTCTTCTCTATCACGCCAGATGCTTCCGTACGTTACGCCAAGCTGCAAAAAGACGAATGCCAGATCATGCCGTATCCAAACCCGGCCGATCTTGCCCGCATGAAAGAAGACAAAAACATCACGTTGCTGGAAAAGCCGGGCCTGAACGTCGGCTACCTGTCTTACAACGTTGAGAAAAAACCGCTGGATAACGTCAAGATTCGCCAGGCGCTGAACTATGCGGTGAACAAGTCTGCCATCATTGAGGCGGTCTATCAGGGGGCTGGTCAGTCCGCAACTAACCTGATCCCGCCGACTATGTGGGGCTACAACAACGACGTTAAAGACTACAGCTACGATCCTGAAAAAGCGAAAGCCCTGCTGAAAGAAGCAGGTATGGCTGACGGTTTCGCTATCGACCTGTGGGCAATGCCAGTACAGCGTCCGTACAACCCGAACGCCCGTCGTATGGCGGAAATGATTCAGTCCGACTGGGCGAAAGTGGGCGTGAAAGCCAAGATCGTCACCTACGAGTGGGGCGAGTATCTGAAGCGCGCGAAAGACGGCGAGCACCAGACCGTGCTGATGGGCTGGACTGGCGACAATGGGGATCCAGATAACTTCTTCGCGACCCTGTTCAGCTGCGACGCGGCCAAAAATGGCTCCAACTACTCCAAGTGGTGCTACAAGCCGTTTGAAGATTTGATCCAACCGGCGCGCGCTGTTTCCGATCACGAAAAACGTGTTGAGCTGTACAAGCAGGCGCAGGTTGTGATGCACGATCAGGCTCCGGCGCTGATTGTTGCGCACTCCACCGTGTACGAGCCAGTGCGTAAAAACGTGAAAGGTTATGTGATTCAGTCGCGTGGCGTGCATAGCTTCAACAACGTGACGTTGGATTAA
- a CDS encoding 2-hydroxycarboxylate transporter family protein has product MKKIETDILCENNLALETQESFIGGFFKKKIGSVPVALFMAIAAIVAIAAYEGYLPKNMIGGFAVIMTMGFLLAHIGSNIPVFKDIGGPAILCLMVPSVMVYFELFNDNTMKTVHLLMKEANFLYFVIACLVVGSILGMNRKILIQGMVRMFVPLVVGTATALATGLLVGKLCGYSFYHTFFFIIVPIIGGGIGEGILPLSLAYSAILGQTPDVYVAQLAPAAVVGNIFAILCAGVLSRLGMRRKDLNGEGRLVRSDEDNTMFAVNEAPKPVDFHLMGGGLLMICAFFIVGGLFEKLVHIPGPVLMILIAVFCKYGRVIPAIMETGAHSVYKFVSSSLVWPLMIGLGMLYIPLESVVAVFSVGYVIVCGSVVLSMALVSFLIAPYLNMYPIEASIVTTCHSGLGGTGDVAILSASNRMSLMPFAQIATRIGGASTVIAATLLLGWVV; this is encoded by the coding sequence ATGAAAAAAATTGAAACTGATATTTTATGTGAGAACAATCTCGCTCTGGAAACACAAGAATCGTTTATCGGGGGATTTTTTAAAAAGAAAATCGGCTCCGTTCCCGTTGCACTTTTTATGGCGATTGCCGCCATTGTCGCTATCGCGGCCTACGAAGGATATTTGCCTAAAAATATGATTGGCGGTTTCGCCGTCATCATGACGATGGGTTTTTTACTGGCGCACATTGGCAGCAACATTCCCGTGTTCAAAGATATCGGCGGCCCGGCCATTCTGTGCCTGATGGTGCCTTCCGTGATGGTGTATTTTGAGCTGTTCAACGATAACACCATGAAAACCGTCCACCTGCTGATGAAAGAGGCGAATTTCCTATATTTCGTCATCGCTTGTCTGGTGGTCGGTAGTATTCTGGGTATGAACCGCAAAATCCTGATTCAGGGAATGGTGCGCATGTTCGTCCCGCTGGTTGTCGGCACCGCAACCGCGCTGGCAACCGGTTTACTGGTCGGTAAACTCTGCGGCTACAGCTTCTATCACACCTTCTTCTTCATTATCGTGCCAATCATCGGTGGTGGTATTGGTGAAGGCATCCTGCCATTATCTCTCGCCTACTCTGCCATTCTGGGACAAACCCCAGATGTGTATGTGGCTCAGTTAGCGCCTGCTGCCGTCGTCGGTAACATCTTCGCGATTCTGTGCGCCGGCGTGCTGTCCCGTCTGGGTATGCGCCGCAAGGATCTGAACGGCGAAGGCCGTCTGGTTCGCAGCGATGAAGACAACACAATGTTTGCCGTCAACGAAGCGCCAAAACCGGTCGATTTTCACCTGATGGGCGGCGGGCTGTTGATGATTTGCGCCTTCTTCATCGTCGGTGGCCTGTTTGAGAAACTGGTACACATCCCTGGCCCGGTTCTGATGATTCTGATCGCCGTGTTCTGCAAATATGGACGCGTGATTCCTGCGATTATGGAAACTGGCGCGCACAGCGTTTACAAGTTCGTATCCAGCTCTCTGGTGTGGCCGTTGATGATTGGGCTGGGCATGCTGTATATCCCGCTGGAAAGTGTCGTCGCAGTATTCTCTGTAGGTTATGTCATCGTCTGTGGTTCTGTGGTGCTGTCTATGGCGCTGGTGAGCTTCCTGATTGCGCCTTACCTGAACATGTACCCAATTGAAGCGTCCATCGTGACCACGTGCCACAGCGGACTGGGCGGTACGGGTGATGTGGCTATTCTGTCCGCTTCTAACCGTATGTCTCTGATGCCGTTCGCACAGATCGCCACCCGTATCGGCGGTGCCTCTACCGTCATCGCCGCAACGCTGCTGCTGGGCTGGGTTGTCTAA